CGAGTGATATTATTTGTCAATATGCTGCTGAAACGTCATATGGGCACGAGAAATGTGCATCACAGCCGCATTACTGAGCTTTTTATCGCACAAGAGGGGTATGACATTGAGGCGGATGGTGAGATTGTTGGGTGCACGCCTGCAACGATAACCTGTCGCCGCCGGGCGCTGTGCATAAAAAAAGCGCCATTATAAAATGGCGCTGGAAAGTAAGAAGCTAAAGCATTGGTAAGACTTCAACTTCTAACTGGGGACCGAATGGACAGCCAAGCGTAGATGCGATCTAAAGGTGTGAGTACAATCGCATTACCTAGGATGACCAAAATAAACCCAATAAAGGTGTTTTGCTGCCACTCAAAGCCTTCAAATAAGGTACTCAATGCCACGGCAACAAAAGGAAATAACACTATCAAATAACTCGCTTTCTCAGGCCCAATATTCTTGAGTAGTGAGAAATAACAACCAAAGGCAATAACGGTGCCAAACACGCTGAGGTAAATCAGAGACCACCAATATGATGCCGGCGCTTGGTTGATAAACTGATGTTCACTCAAGGCGACATAGGTTGCTAACATGACAGCGCTGTAAAGCATGCCCCAAGCATTTCCCGCCATAACATCAATTTGCTGATTGGAATTGCGTACGCTCACCATATTTCCGAGTGATGCGACCACTGTTCCTAATAAAGCTAATGATAATCCCAAGAAGGCCTCGCTTTGCAAATCAAATGCGACCAAATCGTGCCAAAACAAGCTGACTATCCCAAGCGTGCCCAATGACGCACCAAAGTAAATTCGTTTTGCAATAGGTTTGGCAAAAAATAACTTAGTATTGACAATGTTAACGACCAATAATAATGAAAACGCAATTGATGCCATCGCTGACGTTAGATGTGCCTGAGCCCAATATAAGAAGAGATAGTTGGCACCAAAATTACATAGCGCTAAGAGGATAAAAAAGCCGTGATCTTGGCGGGAAAAGCGCATTGGCACACGCTTATAGATAACAAATGCCCACATACAAATCGCGGCGAGACCAAAGCGGTA
This genomic interval from Pseudoalteromonas galatheae contains the following:
- a CDS encoding DMT family transporter — its product is MKNLFLYAITVLIWGSTWLAIEYQLGSINEFVSLFYRFGLAAICMWAFVIYKRVPMRFSRQDHGFFILLALCNFGANYLFLYWAQAHLTSAMASIAFSLLLVVNIVNTKLFFAKPIAKRIYFGASLGTLGIVSLFWHDLVAFDLQSEAFLGLSLALLGTVVASLGNMVSVRNSNQQIDVMAGNAWGMLYSAVMLATYVALSEHQFINQAPASYWWSLIYLSVFGTVIAFGCYFSLLKNIGPEKASYLIVLFPFVAVALSTLFEGFEWQQNTFIGFILVILGNAIVLTPLDRIYAWLSIRSPVRS